The window GTCCCCGTCACCCCAGACCTTGGCCCCGACGATGGCCTCGTGCCGGAAATCGATCGGGTCATCGCAGACCGCCTGGCCCTTGAGGTGGTTGGAGATCGCCCAGACCTTGAGGTTGTACTTCTTCAGCACGGCGAGTTTGGCCTCGACGTAGCCGGGTTCGTCCCAGCGCCAGGCGTCCAGGTGGTCGCCGGAGACGGCGATTTCCAGGCCGTCGTAGCCCCACCCGGACGCCAGGCGTGCGACGTCCTCGAAAGGCAGGTCGGCCCATTGGCCGGTGAACAGGGTGTACGGGCGGGCCATGTCAGGCTCCTTCGGGGACGGAGGTCGGTGCGGGGGAGGCTGCGGGGAGGCCGGCCAGCTGGATGATGGAGCTCTTGGCCGCTGCGCTTTCTTCCACTGCGGCCAGAATGCGCTGGACGATCAGACCGTCCTCGAACCCCGGCGAGGGCGGGGCCCCCGTGCTGATCGCGACCAGGAAGTCGCGGATTTCGTGCGTGAAGGTGTGTTCCCATCCGATCACGTGCCCCTGCGGCCACCAGGCCCCGGCGTAAGGGTGAACGGGTTCGTTGACCAGGATGCGCCGGAAGCCCTGCTCCCTGACCGGAGCCGTCGCGTCCAGGAAGCCCAGTTCGTTCAGGTTTTCCAAATCAAACAGGATGGACCCTTTCTCTCCATAGATCTCCAGCTGGAGTGAGTTTTTCCGGCCGGTGGCCACCCGGGACACCTCCACGGAGGCGACGGCCCCCGAGGCCATCGAGAGCGTAGCCCAGGCGGCGTCGTCGACCGTAACCTCCTCCGGTCCGTCCGCGCCGGGCCGCTGCGAAGTGAAGGTGTGCAACCGGCCGGAGACCTCGGTGACCTCCTCTCCCAGCAGGAACAGCACCTGGTCGATGGCGTGGGAGGCGATGTCGCCCAACGCTCCGGACCCCGCGGTGTCCCGGTTCAGCCGCCAGGTCATGGGAGCTTCCGGGTCCACCAGCCAGTCCTGAAGGTAGGCTGCCCGGATGTGCCGGACGGCACCCAGCCTGCCCTCGCTGATCAGTTCCCGGGCCAGGGCCAACGCCGGGATGCGCCGGTAGTTGAACCCAACCATGGACTGGATGCCCTGGCTGCGGGCAGACTTCGCCGCCGCCGTCATCGCTTCCGCCTCGGCCAGGGTATTGGCGAGCGGCTTCTCCACCAGTACGTGCTTGCCGGCGGCGAGCGCGGCGACGGCGATCTCCGCGTGCATGAACCCCGGGGCGCAAATGTCCACGATGTCGATGTCATCCCGGGCAATGACCGAGCGCCAGTCCGTAGCGGACTCCGCCCAGCCGTACCTGGCGGCGGCCTCGGCGACGCCGGCGGCATCCCGACCAACCAGGACGCGCTGTTCAAACGCCGGGACGTCGAAGAAGCTGGCAACGTTGCGCCAGGCATTCGAGTGGGCCTTGCCCATGAACGCATATCCGATCATGGCAACGCCCAGGCGCCGGGCGGCTTTGGAATCCAGCATTGGGCTGTCCTAGAGAGTAGCGGCGGTGGGGTCCCAGTCGGCGGGCAGCGGGGGAGCCGCCGACGCAGTACTGGCAAGGTCGATGAAGGTCCCGGTCTCGATGGATTCGGCGATGGAAACCATGGCGTCAAGCACGTGGTACGCCATCTGCCCCTGGGCGCGGTGGGGAACGCCGGCCCGGATGGCCCGGGCCATTTCCAGGACGCCGGTGCCGCGGGAGGACTTCGAACCGACGGCGGCGATGACCTCCGGAGCTTCCGCGCCGCGGCGCGTCAGCAGGATGTCGCCGTCGAACATGTTCGGATCGGGAAAAGCAATGGTCGCTTCGGTCCCGTTCACCTCCACGAAACCGGCCCGCTGCAGGTTGGAGTCGAAACTGAAGATGCTCTGGGACGACTCGCCTCCCGCGAACTGGGCGATCGCGCTGACGTGGCTCGGCACAGTCACCTCGAATTCCTCGCCGGCCTTGGGACCGGAACCAATGACCCGCTTCTGCCGCGAGGTGGATCCGAAGGCTGCCACCTTGGAGATCGGTCCGAACGTCTGGATGAGTGTTGTCAGGTAGTACGGACCGATGTCGAAGAGCGGCCCTGCGCCTTCCTGGAACAGGAACGCCGGATTCGGGTGCCAGGACTCCGGGCCCGGGGACTGCATCAGCGTCAACGCGGTCAGCGGAACGCCGATGCCGCCTTCGGCGATGATCCGCAGGGCTGTCTGCAGGCCCGCGCCCAGGAACGTATCCGGCGCGCAGCCCAAGCGGACACCCGCGGCTTCGGCGGCTTTGAGCAGCGCCAGCCCGCTTTCCCGGTCCAGCGAGAACGGCTTTTCGCTCCAGACGTGCTTCCCGGCGTTGACGGCGGCGGTGGCGACTTCCACGTGGGCGGCCGGCGTGGTCAGGTTGACCACGATTTCCACGTCCGGGTGCGTCAGGGCAGCCTCGACGCCGCCGGATGCCGGGATCCCGAATTCTGCTGCCCGTGCCGCGGCGGCGTCCTCGAACATATCGGCCACGACGTGCACTTTGACGTCGGGGAAACCGGTGAGGTTTCCCAGGTACTCCTTGCTGATGACTCCGGCGCCGATGATGGCGACGCCGACGGGACCGGTGCGGGGGGAGCTGGACGTTGTCATTACTTACCTTCCTTCAGATACGCCAGGGATTCGCCGACGGCGTCGAAAATATCGCCGTTGAAGTCATCAAGTTCCACCACACCCGCTTCGAGGTTCCTGGCGGCAGCGATGACCTCCCGTATCGGCATCCGGCCGGCACCGACGGCCACCTGGTCTTTGTCCACCTTGGTCAGCGGGCCGTCCTTGATGTGGATGAAGCGGACTCGGTCGCCGAGCCGTTCCAGCAGTGCGACCGGGTCCTCGCCGCCGACGGCGGCCCAATAGGTGTCCACCTCAAGCACCACCTGGGGGTCCAGGTTCTCTGCGAGCGCTTCCAGGGCGGACCGGCCGTTGATCCGGTTTTCGAGCTCGAACTCGTGGTTGTGGTACCCGACGGCGATCCCGTAGGCAGCGCCCTTGGCGGCCGCCGCGTTCAGCGCCTTCGCCGTTTCCACGATGTCCGCCTCTGTGGTCCACCGGGCGCTGTCCACGTGCGGGTCGATGACCGTACCGATGCCAAGCTTCTGCGCGGCCTGGAAGATTTCGTCCTGGTCGGCGCTAAGCAGCGGAGCATGGCCGGAGGGGGCGGTGAGCCCGTTCGCGGTCAGGGCAGCGGCCAAGGCGTCGGCATTGGCCACGAAGTTGTACGGTTCCACCGCTGTGTAGCCCAGTTCGGCCACGCGTTTGACCGTGCCTTCCAGGTCCTCTTCCAAGGGGCCGCGGACGGTGTAGAGCTGAAGGGAGTAAGTCACAGATTCTCCTGGCGTAGATACTTTCGGCCCGGGGCCGATCCCGGCAGTTGCTGGCCGGTGCACAGCGACCTGGTGTTGAAGGCGGCCGCATCAGTAAAGCTAGAACAGCTTTTGACGGCAGTCAAGCAAAAGTTGGGCGGCAAATGTCGCAGAAGGGAATTGTGACGAACATAAGCCCGCCGTGCTTACATTGATTCATGTCAAGTCCGACCCTCTCCGAGCTGCAGTCCACCCGCATTCCCGCGTCTGCCACGCCGGTGGTCGGCCAGGCGCGCACAGGGGAGCTGTTTCAACTCCTCCGCGACGGCCGGGCGCGCACGCGCGCCGAAATTGCCGAGCTGACCGGTCTGGCACGGTCGACCATCGCCGCCCGCGTTGAAGCGCTGACGTCGCTGGGCCTCATTGGTCCCGCCGGCGAGGCGTTCTCCTCCGGCGGGAGGCCGCCGTCGCGCTTCGCCTTCCAGCCCTCCGCACGGATTGTCATGGCGGTGGACGTCGGCGCCACCCACATTCTGGTGGCGGCCACCGACCTGAGCGGCCGTGTCCTCACCGAGTCCAGGATGGACATTGAAATCTCCGCCGGACCGCAGGCAGTGCTGGACCTCGTCGTGAAGCTCTGCCGCACACTGCTGGCCAGGACCGGCCGGGATGCCCGCGAGCTGGCCGGAATCGGGATCGGACTGCCGGGGCCGGTGGAGCACTCCAGCGGCAAACCGGCCAATCCCCCCATCATGCCGGGGTGGGACGGGTTCGATGTGCCCCGCTACATTCAGCGCAGCTTCGACACCCACGTCGCCGTCGACAACGACGTGAACATCATGGCCCTGGGCGAACGGGCGTTCTTCTGGCCCGACGTCGAGAGCCTGCTCTTCATCAAAGTCGCCACCGGCATCGGCGCCGGGATCATCAGCGGCGGCTTGCTGCAGCGCGGCGCCGACGGAACTGCCGGGGACATCGGCCACGTCCGCGTCCCCCGCGGGGACGGCCTCCTTTGCCGGTGCGGCAATTACGGATGCCTGGAAGCACTGGCCTCCGGACCGGCAGTGGCTGCCGCCCTCACCGCCCAGGGCGTGCCCGCCGAAACCGGCGAGGACGTGCTCGAACTGGCGCGACGCGGCGATGTCAAAGCCGTCCAGGCCATGCGCCAGGCCGGGCGGGACGTGGGGGACGTGCTGGCAACATGCGTGAACCTGCTCAACCCGTCCGTGATTGTCATCGGCGGCGGGCTGGCTGCAGGGGGCGAATACCTCCTGGCCGGCGTCCGTGAGGTGGTGTACCAGCGCTCCCTGCCGCTGGCGACTGCCCGGCTGCGCATTGTCCAATCGATGGCAGCAGACCAGGCCGGCGTCCTGGGTGCCAGCCGGATGGTCGTGGACGACATTCTTTCCCCGGCCAGTATTGAAGCCCTCCTGGATAAGGCCTAAGGAACATAGCCCTGCCGGGGCGCGGCCGGATTGAGGCCGCGCCCCGGTACGCCTGGGCGCGTTCTTCCGGCGGAAGGCCCCGCGTGGCGGCCGGCCGGCTGCGTCGAAACCACGGGCCGCGCGGATTATTCGGCGGCGCAACAAGGGTCACCAAAAAATTCACCGACTCATTCCAAACTTTTGATTGACGATCAACATAAGTTCCACTAGCTTTGTGGAAAGTCCGGAGGCCGGACTCTCGGTGTACCTCGCGAATCTCAGACAAGGAAGTCAGAAGTGAAAATTCGTACCCTTGCCGCTACCGCCGCTATCGCGGCGCTGGCGCTGACAACAACCGCCTGCAGTGGCAGCAGCTCTTCGTCCTCCTCCTCGTCGGGGTCGGATGCGTCCGGCTCGGGCGCAACGCTCACCTACTGGGCCAGCAACCAGGGCACCAGCCTCGACAACGACAAGCAGGTCCTGACGCCGCAGCTGGAGAACTTCACCAAACAGACCGGGATCAAGGTCAACCTGGAAGTCATCGGCTGGAACGACCTGCAGACCCGCATCCAGACCGCCGTCACCTCCGGCCAGGCGCCCGACGTCGTCAACATCGGCAACACGTGGGCGGCATCCCTGCAGTCCACCGGGGCGTTCATGCCCTTCGACGATGCCGCATTCAAAGCCATCGGCGGCAAGGACAAGTTCGTCAAGACCGCCATGGACACCGGCGGGGTCGCCGGCCAGGATCCGACGTCGGTTCCCGTCTATGGACTGGCCTACGGGCTGTACTACAACAAGGCCATGTTCGCGGAGGCCGGCCTGACGCCCCCCAATAACTGGGAGGACCTGGTCACGGACGCCCAGAAGCTCACCAGCGGGGACAAATACGGTCTCGCGCTGGCTGCCGGCAGCTACACCGAGAGTGCCCACTTCGCCTTCATCAATGCGGCCCAGAACGGCGCGGACCTCTTTGATAACGAAGGCAAACCGACCTTCTCCTCCGACGGCGTGGTCAAGGGAATCGAGCGGTATCTCGACCTGATGCAGAAGGACAAGGTCGTCAACGTCGCCAACGCCCAGTACGACAACGGAACCAAGGCAGTCAACGACTTTGCCACCGGCAAGGTGGCCATGATCCTGAACCAGAACAATGCCGACAACTCGATCGTCGCCAACGGCATGACCAGTGACAAATACGGCGTTGTTCCGTTCCCGGCACCCGCGGACGCCAAGTCCCAGATCGCCAGCCACGTCGCCGGCATCAACCTGTCCATCTTCAAGAACACGAAGAACAAGGACGCCGCCTTGAAGTTCGTGAACTTCATGACCAGCCCGGAGACGCAGACCGCCCTCGACAAGCCGTTCTCGGCCCTGCCGGTACTCCAGGACGCCACCCCGAACTTCACCGACAACGCCGAAGAAGCGAAGATCTTCTCGGACATCTACGCCAACAAGTCCAAGCCGCTTCCCCTGGTGCCTGCCGAGGACCAGTTCGAAAGCACCGTGGGCAAGGCGATGAACCAGATGTTCGCCAAGATTGCCTCCGGTGGAAACGTCAGCACTGACGACATCCGCACCGCGATGAAGACGGCTGAGCAGCAGGTCGCAGCCGCCGGCTAACCACCCCGGGTGGTGCCGGCACGCCCGGCACCACCTTCCCGGCCGCCCGCACCCAAAGAAAGGTCAGTCCCGTGGCTGCTGCAACGGCACCCCCCCTCGCCACCGAAGCCCCGCCGAAGTCCGAGCCCAAACAGCGCAAGCCCCGCCCGTCCGGCTGGTGGCTTCCCTACGCCCTGCTGGCGCCGGCCATAGTCTTCGAACTGGTCATCCACGTCATCCCCATGGTGACGGGCATCTGGATGAGTTTCCTGAAATTGACCAAGGCCTATATCTCCAATTGGGGCAACGCCCCCGTCACCGGATTAAAGAACTACCAGGTCGCCCTGGACTTCAATGGCGCCGTCGGAGCGGCCCTGCTCCAGTCCTTCCTGGTCACCTGTGCCTTCACTGTCCTGGTGGTGGGCATCTCCTGGACCCTCGGCATGGCGGCCGCCGTCGCCCTGCAAGGCAAATTCCGTGGCCAGGGCTTGTTCCGCACACTCTTCCTGGTTCCCTACGCCCTGCCCATGTACGCCGGCATCATCGCCTGGAAGTTCATGCTGCAAAAGGACACCGGGGCGGTCAACCACTTCCTCTTCGACAACCTCCATCTCTCCGGGGATAAGCCGTTCTGGCTGATCGGCGACAACTCCTTCGTCGCCGTCGTCGTGGTCGCCATCTGGCGGCTCTGGCCCTTCGCCTTCCTGATGCTGATGGCCGGACTCCAGTCCATTCCCACCGACGTTTACGAAGCGTCCGCCGTAGACGGGGCCAAGCCTTTCCGGCAGTGGCGCTCCATCACGCTGCCGATGGTCCGGCCGGTGAACATGGTGCTGCTCCTGGTCATGTTCCTGTGGACGTTCAACGACTTCAACACACCCTTCGTGCTCTTCGGCAACGCCCAGCCGCCGGCCGGGGACCTGATCTCCTTCCACATCTACAACGCCTCGTTCCTCACTTGGAACTTCGGCTCAGGCGCTGCCATGTCCGTGCTGCTGCTGCTTTTCCTGCTGTTGGTCAGCGGCATCTACCTGCTTGTTTTGAACCGGAGGTCCCAGCGTGCGTGAAACCAACGGATCCAAGGTTTTCCGGGCCATCGTCGTTTCACTGCTGACCGTGTTCACGGTGGTCCCCGTCTACGTCATGGTTACCTCAGCGATGAAACCACTCTCCGATGTCCAGGGCGCCTTCACGTGGTGGCCGACCACGGTGACGATGGCTCCCTTCATCGACATGTGGAAAACCGTGCCGCTGGCGTCCTACTTCGTCAACAGCGTGATCGTGGCCGGCGCCGCGACCGTCCTGAGCCTGATCATCGCTGTCTTCGCCGCCTACGCGATCTCCCGCTACCGTTTCCGGGGCCGGTCCATCTTCTCCACCACGGTGCTGTCAACGCAGATGTTCCCCGGTGTGCTCTTCCTCCTGCCGCTGTTCCTGATCTTCGTGAACATCAACTCCACCCTCGGCATCCAGCTTGTCGGCACCCGCGCCGGCCTGGTCATCACGTACCTGACGTTCTCCCTGCCGTTTTCCATCTGGATGCTGGCCGGTTACTTGGACGGCATCCCGCGGGACCTGGACGAGGCCGCCAAAGTGGACGGGTGCGGACCGATGGGAGCTCTCTGGCGGGTGGTGCTTCCAGCCGCCCGGCCCGGGCTGGTGGCCGTCGCGATCTACAGCTTCATGACCTCCTGGGGCGAAGTGCTCTTCGCTTCCGTCATGACCACGGATGCCAACCGGACGTTGGCGGTGGGCCTGCAGCTGTACTCCACCCAGACCAACGTCTACTGGAACCAGATCATGGCCGCCTCGCTCGTGGTCAGCGTTCCGGTGGTCGTCGGCTTCCTGCTGCTGCAGCGCAACTTCGTCGCCGGTCTCACCGCCGGCGCCGTCAAATAGGGGCCGTCAGGCAGCGCGTGGCTCCGGCCGGAGACGCCCGGTCCCGAACCCCTGGGCGCCTCCGGGCGGAGCCGCTTATGATGTCACCTTCCTGCGGTGGCGGCGGGCCCGTGATAGCAATAGAACTGATGAATTCCTATTTCTGCCTGACGGCCGGGCCGCGGCACCCATGAGTTCAAATGTCCTCGCCAAGGTGCCGCGCAGCTGGATCCTTCTGGCCGCCATCGGCTTGATCGCCCTGAACATGCGTGGCCCGTTCGTGGCTGTGGCCCCGGTGGTGGGCCTCATGCAGCAGGAACTTGGCTTTTCGCCGGTGGAGTTGGGTCTCCTGACCGGGATCCCGGTGCTCTGCTTTGCCCTCGCCTCACCGCTGGCCTCGCTGACTGGACGCAAACTCGGCGCGGAAGTCGCGATCAGCCTCACGCTGCTGGGTGTCCTGCTGGGCGTGGTGGTGCGGTCGGCGGGCAACGGCGCCGTGGTGATGCTCGGCACGGTGATGCTCGGCGTCGCCATCACCATCGGCAATATCGCCGTACCGCTGATCATCCGGCGAGACTTCGCCCCGGCGCGGCAGGGCACAGCCATGGGCATCTACACCGCAGCCCTGAACGTCGGGTCCTTTATTACCGCCATGGTGATGGCTCCGTTGGCCGCGCTGCTCGGGTGGCGGCTTGCCCTGGCTTCCTGCGGTCTCTTCGCCGTCGCGGCCCTGCTGGCCTGCGCGCTCGCGTTCGGCGGCCGCGCGTTCCGCCCAGACCCCGTCCCGGCACCGGAGCCCGCACCTGCGGGGGTCAAACCGGCGTCGCGGTGGATCACCGTGGGGCTGACCGCAGGCTTCGCCGGCCAGGCGTTCTCTTACTACGGCGTCACGGCATGGCTGCCCAGCATCCTCGCGGACACGCTCGGCATGACGGCTGCGGGGGCGGGCGCCGGGTCCTCGCTGTTTCAGATCTTCGCCATCGTGGGCGGGCTGGGCGTTCCCCTCGCGGCCCGGTTCGCCAGCACGACGGCGGTCGGGCTCACCTTGGGGCTCCTGTGGGTAACCGTGCCGGCAGGCCTGCTCCTGGCGCCCGGGCTGTGGTGGCTGTGGTCCGCGCTGGGCGGCGTTGCCCAGGGCGGTGGCATCACCTTGATTTTCATCGCCATCATCCGGCTGGCCCGCGACCAGGCCTCGGCCGGCCGGATGTCCGCCGTCGTGCAGGGTGTCGGCTACTCCTTCGGCGCCCTGGCGCCGACCCTGCTGGGTTATGTGAACGGGACCTCAGGATCCTGGACGGGGCCGTTGCTGATGGTGCTCGGCTCGGTGGCGATGTTCATCCTCGGCACCGCACTGTCCCTCCGGCACGTTCCCAAACCGCACTGATCTGTCTCTTCGTCCGCGCCGGGGGAACAGCTGAGGCCCATGTTCACTGCGAACATGGGCCTTAGCTGATACCTCGACGCCGTTGTCGAGTCCCCGAGGGGTCTTCCGTCGCTGGACCGCCGCCCCGGATCTCGGGGGTGCCTGTTGCGAAGGGCGTGGCGGCCCAGCAGACGGAAATCTGCGCCTTCCGGTGGTCCCGGCAGGCCCTAGGCGGTGATGAGCTTCGGATCCTCGGTGGGGAGGTCGCCGTCGCGCGCTTCATGCAGGAACCGGTCGTAAGCCGGAAGCGTCAGGAAGTCCGGGAACGCCGGGGTGAGCGTCACTTCCTCGAAGATGTCCCGGGCATCGGCAAAGCGGTCGCCTTCGAAACGCTCGAGCTTCGCGAACTCCTCGTCCAGCATGTCCTCGACCCCTTCGCGGGTGACGACGTCGCCGGCATCCGTGACCGCGCGGGAGAAGATCCACTGCCACAGCTGCGAGCGGGAGATTTCCGCGGTGGCGGCGTCCTCCATCAGGTTATGGATGGCGACGGCGCCGTTGCCGCGCAGCCAGGACTCGATGTAGCGGATGCCGACCTCGATGTTGTTCCGGATGCCCTGCTCTGTGATGGTGCCGGTGGTGGCGGCGATGTCGAGCAGTGCGCGGTCATCCGGGGTGACGTCCTCGCGGAGCCGGTCCAGTTGGTTGGGACGGTCGCCGAGGACGCCGTCGAACACTTCCCGGCATACGGGCACCAGGTCCGGGTGGGCCACCCACGAGCCGTCGAAACCGTCGCCGGCCTCGCGGGTCTTGTCGGCGCGGACCTTCTCGATGGCGATCGCGTTGGCTTCGGCGTCCTTGCGGTTGGGGACGGCGGCTGCCATGCCGCCGATCGCCATGGCTCCGCGATTATGGCAGGCCCGGACCAGCTGTTCGGTGTAGGCGCGCATGAACGGCTGGGTCATGGTCACCTGGCTGCGGTCCGGCAGGACGAAGCGGGGACCGCGGGTGCGGAAGTTCTTGATCAGCGAGAAGATGTAGTCCCAGCGGCCGGCGTTCAGGCCCGCGGCGTGGTCCTTGAGTTCGAAGAGGATCTCCTCCATCTCGAACGCGGCCGTGATGGTCTCGATCAGCACCGTGGCGCGGATGGTGCCCTGCGGAATGCCCAGCAGGTCCTGGGCGAGGACGAAGATGTCATTCCACAGGCGCGCCTCGAGGTGGTTCTCGATCTTCGGCAGGTAGAAGTACGGTCCCTTGCCCTGGGAGATCAGGCGGCGGGCGTTGTGGAAGAAGTACAAGCCGAAGTCCACGATGCCGCCGGCGACGGGGGTGCCGTCGATGAGCATGTGCTTTTCGGGCAGGTGCCAGCCACGGGGCCGGACCACCATGGTGGGCAGGTCCTCGGCGGCGCGGAGCTTGTACTCCTTGCCTTCCGGGGACGTGAAGTCGATCCGGCGTTCCAGCGCGTCGCTGAGATTGAGCTGGCCCTGGATGACGTTGCGCCACGACGGAGTGGAGGAGTCCTCCATGTCCGCGAGCCACACCTTGGCGCCGGAGTTCAGCGCGTTGATGGTCATTTTCTTGTCCACCGGGCCGGTGATCTCGACGCGGCGGTCTTCCAGCCCCGGTGCCGGCGGAGCGACGCGCCAGGCCGGATCATTGCGGACGGACTCGGTTTCGCGGAGAAACCGCGGGTCCTGGCCCTTGGCGATCTGCTGGCGGCGTTCCTGCCGGGCCTGCAGCAGCTCCAGCCGACGGGCCGCCGTCGCCTTGTGCAGTTTGGCCACAAACGCGAGTGCGTCGGGGGTCAAGACTTCGCTCTGCCGGCAGATCGGCTGGGCGGTCATCGTGACCCCGTTGATGGTGAAGTTGTCAGTGAAGCTGTTCATGGGAGTTGCTCCTTGAATGTCCGCCGTTGCCCTATCACTTTTAGTCTCCAACGAAGGTCGAGGGGGACCAAAAGTGATAGGGCAACGGGCGGGAAAAGCTGGGGATTAGTGGAACTGGCCTTCTTCGGTGGATCCCACCAGAGCCAGGGTGGATGCGTTCGGGTTGAGCGCAGTTGCGATTGCGTCAAAGTAGCCGGTGCCGACTTCGCGCTGGTGCTTAGTCGCGGTGTAGCCGCGGGACTCGGAGGCGAATTCCTTCTCCTGGAGCTCGACGTAGGCGCTCATCCCTTCACGGGCGTAGCCGTGGGCGAGGTCGAACATCGAGTAGTTCAGGGCGTGGAAGCCGGCCAGGGTGATGAACTGGAAGGTGAAGCCCATGGCGCCGAGTTCGCGCTGGAACTTGGCGATCGTGGCGTCGTCGAGGTGCTTCTTCCAGTTGAACGACGGGGAGCAGTTGTAGGAGAGCATCTGGTCCGGGAAGTCGGCCTTGACGGCTTCGGCGAACTTGCGGGCCAGCTCCAGGTCCGGGGTGCCCGTCTCCATCCAGATGAGGTCCGAATACGGTGCGTAGGCCTTGGCACGGGCGATGCAGGGTTCGATCCCGTTGCGGACCTTGTAGAAGCCCTCCGGGGTGCGGACCGGCTGTCCGCCTTCGCGGAGGATGAATTCCTGGTCGCGGGGATCGACGTCGGACGTGATGAGGGTGGCAGCCTCGGCGTCGGTGCGGGCGATGATGACGGACGGAGTGCCCGCGACGTCGGCAGCCAGACGGGCGGCGTTCAGGGTGCGGACGTGCTGCTGGCTGGGAATCAGAACCTTGCCGCCGAGGTGGCCGCATTTTTTCTCCGAGGCGAGCTGGTCCTCCCAGTGCACGCCCGAGGCGCCGGCCTGGATCATGGATTTCATGAGCTCGTA is drawn from Micrococcaceae bacterium Sec5.8 and contains these coding sequences:
- the aceB gene encoding malate synthase A; this translates as MNSFTDNFTINGVTMTAQPICRQSEVLTPDALAFVAKLHKATAARRLELLQARQERRQQIAKGQDPRFLRETESVRNDPAWRVAPPAPGLEDRRVEITGPVDKKMTINALNSGAKVWLADMEDSSTPSWRNVIQGQLNLSDALERRIDFTSPEGKEYKLRAAEDLPTMVVRPRGWHLPEKHMLIDGTPVAGGIVDFGLYFFHNARRLISQGKGPYFYLPKIENHLEARLWNDIFVLAQDLLGIPQGTIRATVLIETITAAFEMEEILFELKDHAAGLNAGRWDYIFSLIKNFRTRGPRFVLPDRSQVTMTQPFMRAYTEQLVRACHNRGAMAIGGMAAAVPNRKDAEANAIAIEKVRADKTREAGDGFDGSWVAHPDLVPVCREVFDGVLGDRPNQLDRLREDVTPDDRALLDIAATTGTITEQGIRNNIEVGIRYIESWLRGNGAVAIHNLMEDAATAEISRSQLWQWIFSRAVTDAGDVVTREGVEDMLDEEFAKLERFEGDRFADARDIFEEVTLTPAFPDFLTLPAYDRFLHEARDGDLPTEDPKLITA
- the aceA gene encoding isocitrate lyase; the encoded protein is MTAAFEPTQQTPEQQATALELEWTANPRWEGVTRDYTASDVIRLRGRVSEEHTLARRGSEKLWEQLTGEHKEGTYTNALGALTGNQAVQQVKAGLRAIYLSGWQVAADANNSGHTYPDQSLYPANSVPTVVRRINNALLRADQIEFSEGVQTVEDWMVPIVADAEAGFGGPLNAYELMKSMIQAGASGVHWEDQLASEKKCGHLGGKVLIPSQQHVRTLNAARLAADVAGTPSVIIARTDAEAATLITSDVDPRDQEFILREGGQPVRTPEGFYKVRNGIEPCIARAKAYAPYSDLIWMETGTPDLELARKFAEAVKADFPDQMLSYNCSPSFNWKKHLDDATIAKFQRELGAMGFTFQFITLAGFHALNYSMFDLAHGYAREGMSAYVELQEKEFASESRGYTATKHQREVGTGYFDAIATALNPNASTLALVGSTEEGQFH